In uncultured Desulfuromonas sp., the genomic stretch CCGGCGAGTGCACTGAAGTCGGTATGTATCTGGCCATGAGCCGTCAAGCTGACCGCGAAGGCTACCCTGAAGTTGCCGAAGCATACAAACGCATTGCCTGGGAAGAAGCTGAGCACGCGGCCAAATTCGCTGAACTGCTTGGTGAAGTCGTGGTTGGCGACACCAAGACGAACCTGCAGATGCGCGTTGATGCTGAGCATGGTGCTTGTGCCGGCAAGAAAAAACTCGCTACCCGCGCCAAGGAACTTAATCTCGACGCGATTCACGACACTGTTCACGAAATGTGTAAAGATGAAGCACGCCACGGTATGGCTTTCGCCGGCCTGCTCAAGCGATTCTTCTCTTAATATATTTTCTTGCATCTATGAAAAAACGCTGCCTGTTTCAGGCGGCGTTTTTTTTTGCCTTCACCGGCGGAAAGTGGCATAATTGCCCTTTTGCAATGCTTCCTGAGAGACTCCAAATTTACGCATCAATTTCACGATGAAAGTTTTAAGATTATCATGACTTATGAGCAATCTCCTTTAGGTCGTCTCATTCCGTCTACAGAACAATCCCTGTCGACAGTGGACACTTCGACCTTGCGTGATGCACTAATGAAACTAACCGCACCGGTCTGCGTCACGGACAAGGGGGTAAGCAGCGGGGGCACGGTAACTTTCGACCCTCAGTCTACCCTGGGCGCTCCTTTAACCGGACTGGCCCTGCCCCTTCCGCTTGAATGCTGCGGCGATGTCGGTTTTTGTGCGACACATGGCGTCCGTTATCCCATGGTGGGGGGTTCCATGGCTAAGGGCATCAGTTCAGCCGCTATGGTGATTGAGCTTGGCCGACATGGCATGCTGGGATTTTTTGGTTCAGCAGGTCTTCCCCTGGAAACCGTGGATGCTACGATTACCCAGCTGCAGCAAGCGCTTCCAGAGGGTCCGTTTGGGGTCAATCTGATCCACAGCCCCAATGAACCAGACCTGGAAAATGCTCTGGTTGATCTCTACCTGAAGCGCAACGTACATCTTATTGAAGCCTCGGCTTTTTTATCTTTGAGTCCGGCTGTGGTGCGTTATCGTCTTCATGGTATTCATCGTGATAATCAGGGAAATATTGTCACGCCGAACCGAATTATTGCCAAAGTATCCCGAGAGGAAGTTGCCCGCCACTTTCTGTCGCCGCCACCACAGAAGTTGCTCGACGAACTGGTTTCTCAACAGATCATTACCGCCGAGCAGGCTGCGCTGGCACGTCTGATTCCCATGGCCGAAGATGTGACCGCCGAAGCAGACTCCGGCGGCCATACCGACAACCGCCCGGCGTTATCGTTATTTCCGACCATCTGCGCACTGCGCGATGCGCTTCATCAGCAGTTCGGCTACACCACCAAACCACGTATAGGATTGGGCGGCGGCATTGCCACGCCGACTGCTGCCGCAGCAGCCATTGCCATGGGCGCAGCTTATCTGGTCACGGGAACCGTTAACCAGGCGTGTTGCGAATCCGGTACATCTGACATTGTTCGCCAGATGCTGGCGGACGCTCGCCAGGCCGATATTGCCATGGCTCCGGCCGCGGATATGTTTGAGATGGGCGTTGATGTCCAGGTGTTAAAACGTGGCACCATGTTTTCCATGCGCGCCGCCAAACTGTATGAACTGTATAAACAGTACGCCAGTCTTGACCAGCTACCAGCCGATGAGCGCGACAAGTTGGAAAAGACCTTTTTCCGTGCTTCGCTCAACGAGGTCTGGAACAGCACCCGGGCGTTTTTTCTCAAACGTGACCCGCGCCAGGTGCAGCGAGCCGAGCAAGACCCCAAACATCTGATGGCGTTGGTGTTCCGTTCCTACCTTGGTCAAGCCACTCATTGGGCAAACGACGGCGAAGAGAGCCGCAGAATGGACTATCAGATCTGGTGCGGCCCGTCCATGGGAGCCTTCAACGAATGGGTTCGC encodes the following:
- a CDS encoding NADH peroxidase codes for the protein MKKWVCTVCGYIHEGETAPDKCPQCGVGADKFEEQQSTDGLAWADEHRIGVAKDVDPEILEGLRANFTGECTEVGMYLAMSRQADREGYPEVAEAYKRIAWEEAEHAAKFAELLGEVVVGDTKTNLQMRVDAEHGACAGKKKLATRAKELNLDAIHDTVHEMCKDEARHGMAFAGLLKRFFS
- a CDS encoding PfaD family polyunsaturated fatty acid/polyketide biosynthesis protein; this translates as MKLTAPVCVTDKGVSSGGTVTFDPQSTLGAPLTGLALPLPLECCGDVGFCATHGVRYPMVGGSMAKGISSAAMVIELGRHGMLGFFGSAGLPLETVDATITQLQQALPEGPFGVNLIHSPNEPDLENALVDLYLKRNVHLIEASAFLSLSPAVVRYRLHGIHRDNQGNIVTPNRIIAKVSREEVARHFLSPPPQKLLDELVSQQIITAEQAALARLIPMAEDVTAEADSGGHTDNRPALSLFPTICALRDALHQQFGYTTKPRIGLGGGIATPTAAAAAIAMGAAYLVTGTVNQACCESGTSDIVRQMLADARQADIAMAPAADMFEMGVDVQVLKRGTMFSMRAAKLYELYKQYASLDQLPADERDKLEKTFFRASLNEVWNSTRAFFLKRDPRQVQRAEQDPKHLMALVFRSYLGQATHWANDGEESRRMDYQIWCGPSMGAFNEWVRGSFLEQPHQRRVVCVNLNILFGAAVLTRANTLRRQGVILNDSDLLTAPLTTEQIKECLRD